A genomic region of Caenorhabditis elegans chromosome V contains the following coding sequences:
- the F31F7.2 gene encoding VWFA domain-containing protein (Partially confirmed by transcript evidence): MRALKQLYNFGDIQKKIHRHHTTPLSNRTTKQKNEKKERKKTREQQFLVAFLLYPHSQKRHKMPHRLLLYCIVILLEVNLVIGCIWPEVDALFILDSTPQITSFQHRAEIDFLRQVMSTMKMGSSKVAMAQFTPWSRIEWSLANSTYPESKVQEAPYCPCELETCPTTSINALTRSTMNTANRKSVPDVILVISNSYQPLIEVLPNEPLISPTSPLHVFYVVIGSNMHVSRFEPSAHTVGIKVTDFEHLPHLVAPLCQSVNAYIKGSSSTRFGPLCWIIIASILFFAIILTALLAYAIYSYHEENRRLRHRVTESERQLRKQNEYFTSQLHTEMQKQITYGEKHAEEMKKQQDMMQAQFDRQLDMAYQQGSKIQILPPFNQNPHFHDHSEHTGKERGRGKEHRRDSGIASPRTPRDVEIQVTPIPSPVHNGSDGKDDATSSGTPESIESSGSDVTETTEDDLEELNRRTHLPRDHPARKLLPIDLMFLVDTSSSIGINNFDIQKNFICEILKDVDIAPGRSRIAMIQYSQDPSVVFGFDQYYSYESVRRGVMRLSYTGGATMLSKALAFAGGIMYHEQNLKKTTKKHQYLPTPKHDRLQVLCLVSDGYSDDNADKESVNLHDHLHVKIFAVVTRSFNKDKLAPITRFDGSVFTVHQRESVAIWLWRQQRIWAEHYSAFIEKEKKRGSRR; encoded by the exons ATGAGGGCTCTAAAGCAACTATACAACTTTGGAGACATCCAAAAAAAGATTCATCGGCATCACACCACACCTCTTAGCAACAGGACAACAAagcaaaaaaacgagaaaaaagaaagaaaaaaaacgagagagCAACAATTTTTAGTTGCTTTTTTGTTATATCCCCACTCACAAAAACGACATAAGATGCCTCATAGATTATTACTGTACTGTATTGTTATATTACTGGAAGTGAATTTAGTGATAGGATGCATTTGGCCTGAAGTAGATGCTCTCTTCATTTTAGATTCAACACCACAAATAACATCCTTCCAGCATCGCGCGGAGATTGACTTTTTGAGACAG GTAATGTCCACTATGAAAATGGGATCTTCGAAAGTCGCAATGGCTCAGTTTACACCTTGGTCTAGAATTGAGTGGAGTCTTGCTAACTCGACATACCCagaatcaaaagttcaagaagcACCATATTGTCCATGTGAATTAGAAACTTGTCCAACTACGAGTATAAATGCATTAACAAGATCTACAATGAATACAGCAAATAGGAAATCAGTTCCAGACGTGATTCTGGTCATTTCTAACAGTTATCAGCCATTGATAGAAGTG CTTCCAAACGAGCCACTCATCTCGCCTACGTCACCACTCCATGTTTTTTACGTGGTTATCGGCTCAAATATGCATGTTTCTCGATTTGAACCATCGGCGCACACAGTTGGAATCAAAGTCACAGATTTTGAACATCTTCCTCATTTGGTTGCTCCATTGTGCCAGAGTGTGAATGCTTATATTAAAG GCTCTTCATCTACTCGATTCGGTCCACTCTGTTGGATTATTATTgcttctattttattttttgctattaTCCTGACAGCTCTATTGGCCTACGCAATTTACAGCTACCACGAAGAGA ATCGCCGCTTGCGTCACCGAGTAACAGAGTCGGAGAGGCAACTTCGGAAACAAAACGAATATTTCACTTCTCAACTTCATACCGAGATGCAGAAACAGATAACATATGGAGAAAAGCACGCGGAGGAGATGAAGAAGCAACAGGATATGATGCAAGCTCAGTTCGATCGTCAGCTAGATATGGCCTACCAGCAAGgatccaaaattcaaattttaccgCCATTCAATCAAAATCCACATTTCCACGATCATTCGGAGCATACAGGAAAGGAAA GAGGACGAGGAAAAGAGCACAGAAGAGACTCCGGTATTGCGTCACCAAGAACTCCGAGAGATGTAGAGATTCAGGTGACTCCTATTCCAAGTCCTGTGCATAATGGAAGTGATGGGAAAGATGATGCAACTTCTTCTGGAACACCAGAAAGTATTGAAAGTTCGGGCAGTGATGTCACTGAAACGACTGAAGATGATTTGGAAGAGTTGAATCGAAGAACACACTTACCAAGAGACCATCCAGCAAGAAAGCTTCTTCCAATTGACTTGATGTTCTTAGTGGATACTTCAAGCAGTATAGGGATAAACAACTTTGATATT caaaagaACTTCATTTGTGAAATACTGAAAGATGTTGATATTGCTCCCGGAAGATCTAGAATAGCAATGATTCAATATTCTCAAGATCCGAGTGTCGTATTCGGCTTCGATCAATACTATTCGTATGAAAGTGTTCGTCGAGGCGTGATGAGACTTTCCTATACCGGAGGAGCAACAATGCTATCGAAGGCGTTGGCTTTTGCGGGTGGAATAATGTATCATGAGCAGAACTTGAAGAAGACCACGAAAAAGCATCAGTACTTACCAACTCCCAAACATGACAGACTTCAG GTGCTCTGCCTCGTTTCGGACGGCTATTCGGATGATAATGCTGATAAAGAAAGTGTGAATCTTCATGATCATCTTCATGTAAAGATCTTCGCAGTGGTAACCAGATCATTCAATAAAGACAAGCTGGCACCAATCACGAGGTTCGACGGAAGTGTGTTCACCGTGCACCAGAGAGAAAGTGTTGCAATTTGGCTGTGGAGGCAGCAAAGAATATGGGCCGAACATTATAGCGCtttcattgaaaaagaaaagaaaagaggtTCAAGGAGATAA
- the F31F7.2 gene encoding VWFA domain-containing protein (Partially confirmed by transcript evidence), producing the protein MSKIIADVSWWNFLNWNSTSCHRQNAEQTVFWTVPCSSSTRFGPLCWIIIASILFFAIILTALLAYAIYSYHEENRRLRHRVTESERQLRKQNEYFTSQLHTEMQKQITYGEKHAEEMKKQQDMMQAQFDRQLDMAYQQGSKIQILPPFNQNPHFHDHSEHTGKERGRGKEHRRDSGIASPRTPRDVEIQVTPIPSPVHNGSDGKDDATSSGTPESIESSGSDVTETTEDDLEELNRRTHLPRDHPARKLLPIDLMFLVDTSSSIGINNFDIQKNFICEILKDVDIAPGRSRIAMIQYSQDPSVVFGFDQYYSYESVRRGVMRLSYTGGATMLSKALAFAGGIMYHEQNLKKTTKKHQYLPTPKHDRLQVLCLVSDGYSDDNADKESVNLHDHLHVKIFAVVTRSFNKDKLAPITRFDGSVFTVHQRESVAIWLWRQQRIWAEHYSAFIEKEKKRGSRR; encoded by the exons ATGAGTAAAATAATTGCTGATGTTTCGTGgtggaactttttgaattggaaCTCCACTAGTTGTCATCGTCAAAACGCCGAACAGACAGTGTTCTGGACAGTTCCAT GCTCTTCATCTACTCGATTCGGTCCACTCTGTTGGATTATTATTgcttctattttattttttgctattaTCCTGACAGCTCTATTGGCCTACGCAATTTACAGCTACCACGAAGAGA ATCGCCGCTTGCGTCACCGAGTAACAGAGTCGGAGAGGCAACTTCGGAAACAAAACGAATATTTCACTTCTCAACTTCATACCGAGATGCAGAAACAGATAACATATGGAGAAAAGCACGCGGAGGAGATGAAGAAGCAACAGGATATGATGCAAGCTCAGTTCGATCGTCAGCTAGATATGGCCTACCAGCAAGgatccaaaattcaaattttaccgCCATTCAATCAAAATCCACATTTCCACGATCATTCGGAGCATACAGGAAAGGAAA GAGGACGAGGAAAAGAGCACAGAAGAGACTCCGGTATTGCGTCACCAAGAACTCCGAGAGATGTAGAGATTCAGGTGACTCCTATTCCAAGTCCTGTGCATAATGGAAGTGATGGGAAAGATGATGCAACTTCTTCTGGAACACCAGAAAGTATTGAAAGTTCGGGCAGTGATGTCACTGAAACGACTGAAGATGATTTGGAAGAGTTGAATCGAAGAACACACTTACCAAGAGACCATCCAGCAAGAAAGCTTCTTCCAATTGACTTGATGTTCTTAGTGGATACTTCAAGCAGTATAGGGATAAACAACTTTGATATT caaaagaACTTCATTTGTGAAATACTGAAAGATGTTGATATTGCTCCCGGAAGATCTAGAATAGCAATGATTCAATATTCTCAAGATCCGAGTGTCGTATTCGGCTTCGATCAATACTATTCGTATGAAAGTGTTCGTCGAGGCGTGATGAGACTTTCCTATACCGGAGGAGCAACAATGCTATCGAAGGCGTTGGCTTTTGCGGGTGGAATAATGTATCATGAGCAGAACTTGAAGAAGACCACGAAAAAGCATCAGTACTTACCAACTCCCAAACATGACAGACTTCAG GTGCTCTGCCTCGTTTCGGACGGCTATTCGGATGATAATGCTGATAAAGAAAGTGTGAATCTTCATGATCATCTTCATGTAAAGATCTTCGCAGTGGTAACCAGATCATTCAATAAAGACAAGCTGGCACCAATCACGAGGTTCGACGGAAGTGTGTTCACCGTGCACCAGAGAGAAAGTGTTGCAATTTGGCTGTGGAGGCAGCAAAGAATATGGGCCGAACATTATAGCGCtttcattgaaaaagaaaagaaaagaggtTCAAGGAGATAA